The Spirochaetota bacterium sequence GGTTATTCAGATTCTCACGCTCGGTATCGAGCGCATGCGCGACACCATCATAGACCTGCTTCAAGAGGTCTTCGCTCCCCATAGCATCTACGAGCGGAGCGACCACGCAGGTCGTTCCATCGAAGGCCTGCCCGGGAATACCGGCCAGATACGCGGGACCACCCCTGGGGAAATCGTCATTGTTGAAAACGGCCTGCGCTTTATCGTCGACGTACGCCGGGGACAGAAAACCGGCTTTTTTATCGATCAGCGCGAGAATCGTTCCCTTGTCGCGGGGATCTCGCGGGGCCGCTCGGTCCTCAATCTGTTTTCCTACACCGGCGGCTTCAGCGTGGCGGCCCTCGCTGGCGGTGCGATCGAGGCCGTTTCAGTGGATGTATCCGAACCGGCTCTCCGCATGGCCGAGCGCAACGCCGGGCTGAACGCACTGGAAGAAAGGGCACGCGTCGTTACCGCCGACGCATTCGAATATCTGCGACGGAATGACATTGCGAGCGACCTCATAATCATCGATCCGCCGGCGTTCGCTAAAAACAGGGAGTCCGTCGCCGCGGCCTGTCGGGGCTACAAGGATCTTAACCTGCAGGCCATTAAAAAATGCAGCCCCGGGGCCCTCATCCTTACCTGTTCCTGCTCGCGCTTTATCGGCATGGACCTCTTTCAAAAAGTCGTGTTCGGCGCGGCGGCCGACACCGGAAGGGAGGTGTCCATTTTACACACGGGTCATCATCCCCCCGACCATCCCGTCAGCCTTTTCTGCCCTGAAACGGCATATCTCAAATCGCTGCTGCTCTGCGTGGACTGAAAAAGGAGCACGGACCGTCGGTGTGTCCGGAGAAAAGCTCTTGACTTCGGCGTTTTTAACCGCATTCTATCGAAGATCGCCGGCGGCGGAGTCATTATGCATCTCATCCTTGCGATAGATGACGACAAACATACGCTCAAGCTCCTCGAAACCCAGATAAAGAAAATGGGTCACAGTGTTGTGATGGCAGCGTCCGGACGCGAGGGGATCGAACTGGCGCGCACCGGAAACCCGGACCTCATCCTCCTCGACATCATAATGCCCCATATGGACGGATTCGAGGTCGTGAAACAGATGAAAAGAGACGAGATCACGCGCAGCATCCCGATCATAATGCTCACCTCAAAATCACGGAAGGAAGACGTCGTTACCGCCATGCGCCAGGGCGCCGCGGATTATATCATCAAACCCCAAACCTACTCAATGCTCACCCAGAAAATCGACGCCGCGCTTCGTATCGGTCGGATCCAGAAGCTCGAGGAGGCCGCCGAGCGCACCGAGCACCTCAATCTCTCCCGCGGCAACGGGACCACGCTGATTTCATTTAAAACGGGAATCAACGACAGGGAGGTGCTCGCCGAGGCCCGTAAGATATTCAATACCGTATTCCTCAAACTCGCCCGGAACGATAACATCGTATTCGACCTGCGCTCCCTTGGTGCCGTCAGTGCGGAGGACGCGTCGGTCCTTTCGGTAATCGCGGGCCTCTTCTCGGACAAGGAGGTCAACATCGTGGCGGGGCGGCATTACGGTACGCTCGTATCCCTGGTCGATTTTGAGGAGCGGGTGCGTCTGCATATATCTTTCGGAGACCTGGAGGTCTATCTCAATAACCAGCGGCGTTGAGCTCTCACCGCGCCGGAAGCAGGCTTCTTAGCCGTTTCATCTCTGCGCGTATCCCCGACACCAGTTCCCCGAAGACGGCCTCGTTTCCTCTTTCGGCCGCCCCCTCGAGTTCGCCTGAAAGGTCCGAAAGTCTGGAAAACCGATAATTCGACGCGGCCCCCTTCAGGCGGTGCGCCGCGAAACGCATTCTGTCCGGTGCGCCGGCCTCCAGCGATTCCTCAAGCAGGCCGAGATACTCATCCGACGAGGAGAGGAAATCATCGATCAGGCCCTGAAGCTCCTCCCGGTCTATCCCAAGGTCGCGCGCCGCCTCACCAAGGTCCGGCGACCGTCTCTCCGGCGCACGGCCCCTCACGCTCTTGGGACCACTACGGTCCAGGAATAAACCTGCGACCCTTCCGAGCGAGCCCATGTCCACCGGTTTGGAGAGATACTCGTCCATACCCGCGGCAAGCAGCCGCTCACGTTCCCCTTTCAGCGCGTGTGCGGTAAGCGCCACAATCGGCGTATGCCTGCGTGATTCTTCCCTTTCCAGGGCCAGGATACGGGCCGTCGCTTCGATGCCGTCCAGTTCCGACATGCCTATGTCCATAAACACGATATCGAACTCACCGTCGCGAAACATATTCACCGCCTGAATCCCATCACCGGCAATGGCGACAGAAAAACCAAGCCGCTCGAGCATGATTCGTATCAGCGTCTGGTTCACCGGGGCATCCTCAGCAACCAGCGCTTTCCCATTGAACAAAACCTCCCCACCGGGAAGCGTTTCGGCGTTGTCATTCTTTACTGCCGCTCCCGCCATGCGCCTTAGCTCCCCGAATACCCTGGTCGCCGTCAAGGGCATGCAGAGAATGCCGCCGGTCGGCAATTCCCTCTCCAGGTAAAACCTCTGCCGCTCTTCGGCGACCAGCACCAGCCCCCCGGACGGCAGCGTCTTCAGGATTGACTGAATAGTTTCCTCGGGCTGAAGGCTCACATCAGCGAATAAAATACTTTCCCTGGCCTCGTCCGGTATCGTGTTACCCCATCGCAGTTTTTCAACATCTCTCCCCATCGCGCGCAGATACCGGGTTATGATCTCCTCCTGAATCGTCGACTCTCGTCCAAGCTGGACAAGGAAGACCCTTTTCACCGACTCGCTGACCGGCGTCGGCGGGGGGGGCAGGTCTTCCTCAATCCCGAAAACAAGCTCGAAGAAAAACCTGCTTCCCGCGCCCTTTTCGCTTTCAAGGCCTATCTCTCCGCCCATAAGTCGGACAAGATTCGAGCTGATGGCAAGGCCCAGCCCCGTACCGCCGTAGCGCCGCGCGATGGAATTATCCTCCTGGCGAAACGGCTCGAAGATGACGCCCTGCTTGTCGGGAGCTATGCCTATACCGGTATCGCTTACGGAGAAACCGACCCTGCATTCCTTTTCGTTTTTCACCCCGCATTCGATCTTTATCACAACCATGCCTTCGGGAGGGGTGAACTTGATGGCGTTCGCTATCAGATTGTTCAGCACCTGGCGCACCCGCAGCGAATCGCCGTGAAGCGTTGGCGGGAGGAGCGGATCAATGAAAGAAATAAGGCGGATTTTTTTTTCGGCGGCCCGCGCGGAAAACGACTCGACCGGCGACTCGAACGCCGAACGCGCGGGGAACGCGTTCGATTCGATATCCGTTTTCCCGCGCTCTATTTTCGAATAATCCAGAATGTCGCTGATGATTTCGAGCAGGCTCCGGCCGCTTTCCCGTATGATGGCGACGTATTCGCGCTGGGTCGCGTCCAGCCCGGTGTCGTGAAGCAGTTCGAGAAATCCAAGCAGGCTGTTTATCGGTGTCCGTATCTCGTGGCTCATGTTGGCGAGAAACTCGCTCTTTGCGCGATTGGCGGCGTCGGCTTCCTCCTTGGCCCGACGCAGATCCTCCTGCGCCTTTCTGCGCTCGGTGATATCGTTAAAAGTAGCAACCGCTCCCACGATGCGGCCGCGCTCAAGAATCGGCGTCGCGATATACTGCACGGGGAAAAGCGATCCGTCAGCTCTTCGAAAGAGCACCCCGTCTCCGGTATGCACTTTTCCGTCGTGCATCGCCTTAAAATAAAGGCACTCCTCTTCCGGACAGAGCACCCCGTTCTCATCGCTTTGCCGGACGACCTCGCGATGGTCGCTGCCGATCATCTCTTCCACGCGCATGCCCATCATGAGCGCCGCCGCCGGATTGACGAAGGTAATCCTCCCTTCCGTGTTGATCCCGTATACACCCTCGCCGGCGGCCTCCAGGATAAGCTCATTCTGCCTGCTTATCTTGACCAGCATCTCCTCGTAATGTTTTCGCTCCGTCACGTCCCGCCAGTTGAGCACGAGCCCCTGTATCGTCTCGTCCTCAAGCATGTTGTTGCCCACCGCCTCGAAAAATACCCATACGCCTTCCCGGTGCCGAAACCTGAACTGCGTGAAGAACCGCGTCCCCTTGCGTGAGGCGACCATTTCAAGCGCGTTACGAAACGCGCGCAGGTCCCCGGGAAATATCCAATCCGTCACGTCTTTATCCACAAGTTCCCTGGGACGGAAACCCAGCACCTGCTCCACCGTATCGCTGACATACCGGATCGTACCCTCCCGGTTGAGTATAATGATGATGTCGGATGAGTTTTTTACCAGCGACTGGTAGCGCCGCGCGCTCCGCGCAACCTCGTCGATTGCGATCTTGCGCCTGGTGATGTCGTCGATCGCCATGAGGACGCTGTCGACCTTCCCGTCCGCCTCAACCGGGCGGAAAAGGTACTCGAGCCAGTATTCTCCCCCTTCAACGTCCGTTACGATCGCGAAAAGCCGTTCCTGTTCCCGGTCTCCTTTCAAGGCCTTTACGAAACCAGCCATGAAGTTATCCGCATCGTCGGCCGGGAGGAGACCGGCGGCCGCTTCGCCCGGGTAAACATCCCTTCTGTAGATGGTCCGACCGAGCTCGCGCGCGGCCGCGTTCAAGGCGACGATTTCCCCATCCCTCCCTATGTGCACCATCGCCTGGAAGCTGATATCGAACGACGCCTCCAGCAGCCCCTTAAGCCGCTTTTTCGTCTCTCTCACTCCATACCTCGCATGAGGGAACCATCCCGGCCCTTCCGAACCTGCTTTTTCGATCTTGCTGTTTTTGCCGACAAAGTCAATTGTATTTCATTCGCCCATACATCGCCCCTTTCAAAGTCTCAAATCCAACCACCGAAGGCCGGCAATCATATCGCACGTTTTTCAAATAAACCGCGGCCCGATGCGCCGGAGTGATATTTAGGGGTGAGGCTTCTCGATTTGCGGCCGCCTTCTTCCATATTCAGATAAAATCATTGCGCTCTCGACGATAACAATGTTACCGTACATTGAGGTCTTCACGGACTGAAGCTCGTATTATTTTCGGTGGATCGTATTCTCGCCAATACCGACAAACGGGAAAGGCCGTTGCGGTGGCGGTTGACGGTAATCAAATGTCGAAGCGCGGGAAAAAAACCATAGTGCTTGTGTCGGCGGACCATGATACAACTCCGTCTATACATGGAGCGCTTAAGTCGGCCGGTTATGCCGTTCTCTCCGCAAAGACCGTGGAAGAAGCCGTCGAGATGCTCGGAACCGACAGGGCGGTCGACCTTCTTCTGCTGGATATTGAACTTTTTCATGACGCCGGCGGGTCCCGTACTATCGAAGCCGCGGCCGTTAACCGGGATGTTCCGATCGTCTTTCTCTGTTCCCGTAATAACGCGGACCTCATCGAACCGGGCGCGAGTGCCGCCTACGGGTTCGTGGAAAAACAGTCCGGGAAAGGCGTCCTTATCGCATCCGTTAAAACGGCCCTGGGTCTTCACTCGACCAGGGGCGGTCTCATAAAACGAATGAGTCTGATCGGGTCTCAACTCGACAAGGACTCGCCCGGCATCGGTGACCTCTCAGAAAAACCTGAAGTTCGGCGCCTTAGCGACGAACTGTACGGCGCCCTTCTGGACTCGACTGCCGACCTCGTTTTCATCAAGGACAGCCGTTTCCGCTACCTTATGCTCAACAGGGCCAACCGGGAGTTTTTCGGACGGTCCGAGGACGAGCTCCTTGGAAAAACCGATTTCGATCTCATGAGCGAACAGGCTGCCGCCAATTGCCTGCGCACCGACCAGCAGTCCCTCAGGATGAACGGGCTCGTCATCAGCATCGAGGAGGTCGACGGCAGAATCTACGAGTCCCGCAAATTCCCAGTCAGCCTTGACGGCGGTGATCGGGGTGTCGGCGCGTTCATCCGGGACATCACCGAGACCAGGCGCGCCGAGGAGCGATTGCTGGCCTCCGAAAAAAAGCTCTATCTTCGAAACAGGATCGCCCAGCTTTTTCTTACGGTCCCGGGCGATGAAATATATGAAGCGATCCTCGATGTCGTTCGGGAGATGCTGAAAAGCGAACATGGATGCTTCGGCTATATCGATGAGGAGGAACGCCTCGTCAATGTGGCGACGACCGGTAGGGCCGGCATCACATGCGGAATGCAACGGAACGACCGCTCTCCCTTCCATGAAAAATGGAAGGGCCCCTGGGGGCGCGCTCTGCTCGAGGGGCGCAGCTTTTATAAAAACGGCAACCTGTCGGCGCCCCCGGGCCATGTGCCGCTTGAAAACGCTCTCTGCGCGCCGGTCATGTATGGAGACCGAGTCATCGGCAACCTGACGCTCGCGAACAGGCCCGGAGGTTACGACGAGCGCGACCTCGAAGACCTCGAGGAGATGTCCCGGTATATTTCTCCGCTGCTTTTCGCCCGAATGCAATACACACGGAAGGAGGACGAACGCCGCATCGCCGAGCAGAAAGTAAACAGGCATTCTTCCGACATGGCCTTTCTCTCACGCACGGCGATGGGCTTTATCGAGCTGCCGACTGAGGCGGATATTTACGATTACATAGCGCACTGCCTTCACGAGATCGCGCCCGAGTTCAGAATCCTCGTCAACGAATTCAATCCTGCCGACGACACAACCGTTATCCGTGCGATAGCCGGCGAGCACGGCATTCTCGCTGCCATTATAAAGCTCCTCGGGAGAAGTCCGATCGGCCTCGGGACCCCCATGCCGATCAATCACCAGAAAGAACTGATGCGGCAGAAGGTGGAAGTCGGCCCCGGGGGTTTTCATGAACTTTCGGGCGGGGCTCTGCCCTGGCCCGTATCCATGGCGATCGACAGGCTGCTCGACATCGGCACTATTTACGGCATGGGCTTCGCACGGCACGAAACACTGTACGGAAATATTCTGCTCATCGCGCCACGCGGGGTGACACTGGAGGATACCTCGATCATCGAGGCCTTCGTAAAACAGGCCTCGGTCGCGCTCCAGAGACACCGCGCCGAGCGGGCGCTGGAGCGTTCCCTGCGGGAGAAGGAGCTGTTGCTGCGCGAACTCCAGCACCGCGTAAAAAACAGTCTGGGCATGATCACCTCGCTCGTCAACCTCGAGGCCACCCGCTCAAAAAATGACGACACCCGCTCGACACTTAAAAACATACGCGACCGCATCAACACACTTTCAAAATTATACACGCTGCTCTACCAGTCACAGGGAGAAGATCAAATCCGGCTCGACTCCTATCTAAGGCAGATTATCCGTTCCCTCCTCGAAACGCACGTCGGGGGCGGCAGGTCTGTCGGTATTGACCTCGCCATGGAAGAGGTAAGAATCGATTTCAAACGGGCCGCATCGGTCGGAATCATAGTGAACGAGCTGGTCACCAATACGATCAAGCACGCTTTCCCCGATGGGCGAAGCGGTCGATTGAGGATCAGGCTGGAGCCAACCGCAAACAGGCTGCTGCTCGAGGTGGCTGACGACGGCATCGGTCCGCCGGGCAATTTCGACATAACCGGTTCCAAGGGCCTTGGAATCGAACTGATCCGCGTTCTCACCGGACAGTTGCGGGGCGTACTGGATTACTCCCGGGGAAAAGAAACCGTTTTTACCATCAAAATGCCCTTCCCCTGAGGCGGTTCATCGACCCGTAGCCGTCCAATACCGGTAGTGAATATTCGGATGCGACCTCGGACAACGTGCGGATCAGCGACTTCCGGCGTACACGACCTTTCCCGAGCAGATGGTATATTCGACGGAACCATACAGTTCCATACCCATAAACGGCGTGTTTTTACAGCGGGAGATGATAAAGCCGTCACTGACGAGTATTTTTTTCTCCGGATCGATTATGGCGATATCCGCGACCGCGCCCGATTTGAGTTCGCCGCGGCCAAGGCCGAGGATGTTCGATGGATTAATCGTAAGCGGCCTGAACGCGTCGCAAAGAGGAAAGCCGTTCTGCCTCACCAGCACGCTTATTACCAGCGGCACCGCGGTCTCCAGGCCGATTATGCCGAAGGGCGCGTACTCGAGCTCCTGCATTTTTTCGTTTAAAAGGTGCGGCGCGTGATCGGTCGCGATTACATCGATGACCCCGCTTCGCAGGCCCTCTATCATGGCGACACGGTCGTCTTCCGTCCGAAGCGGCGGATTCATCTTGGCCATCGACAGGTGCTCCTCAATCGCCGCATCGGTGAGAGCGAAATAATGCGGCGCCGTTTCGCAGGTCACCTGTACCCCGCGCGATTTCGCCCAGCGGATTATCTCGATGGATCCGCCGGACGAAACGTGCGCGATGTGGAGCCTTCCCCTGGTAAGCCTGGCCAGAAGGACGTCGCGAGCGATCATCACCTCCTCGGCCTCGCGGGGAATGCCCTTCAGACCCAGCAGGGTCGAGGTAATCCCCTCGTTGATAATTCCGTCATCCGAAAGCAGCGTATCCTCCGAATGGGTGATGATGGGAACGTCGAACATGCGCGCGTACTCGAGCGCCCGTCGCATGAGGATGGAGCTCAGTACGGGCTTTCCGTCGTCGGAAAAGCCGACCGCGCCCCCCTTCACTAGCTCGCCCATCTCGGTGATCTCCTCGCCGTGCGCCCCCTTCGTGATGTTGGCGATGGGAAAGACGTTGATCGGCCCCTTCTCCGCCTCGAGCTTTATGAAACGAACCAGAGCCTGGTTGTCGATGACCGGCGTGGTGTTGGGCATGGTGCACACCGAGGTGAAGCCGCCCTTGGCGGCAACGATCGAGCCGCCGATGATGGTCTCCTTGTCCTCGCTGCCCGGCTCGCGGAAGTGAACGTGCATGTCGATGAGCCCCGGAAGCACTATACAGCCCTTCGCATCGATAAGCTCACAACCCGGTTCGACCGGAATATCCGGGGCTATCCTCGAGACGATGTCGCCCGTTATATGCACATCCATCATCGCGTCGAGCGCGGACGCCGGATCGACCACCCTGCCGTTCTTGATTATTATGGCCATCGCTACACCTTTTCCATCTCTTCGAGTGGAGTCCCGCCGGCCAGCAGGTAGAAGATCGACATGCGAACCGCCACCCCGTTGGTGACCTGTTCGTTGATGATCGAGTTCGGGCTGTCCGCCACCCGGTGGTCTATCTCGATGCCGCGGTTTATCGGGCCGGGATGCATCACGATAATGTCGCCCTTGCACCGCCCCAGGCGGTCCTCGGTGAGCGCATACTGCCGGTGGTACTCGCGCAGGGACGGAAAGAGAGAGCCCTTCTGGCGCTCCCTCTGGATGCGGAGCACATTGACGACGTCCAGCTCGGGCAGAATTTCGTCGAGATTGTAGGAGATATCGACGTCGTATATTTTAAATTCGTCCGGGACCAGGGTCGGCGGTCCGCAGAGCACCACCCGGGCGCCAAGGCGCTTGAACGCCTCTATGTCCGAGCGCGCCACCCTTGAGTGCTTGACGTCCCCCACAATCCCGATTCGAAGCCCCTGGAGCGTTCCCTTTTTCTCGAGGATCGAATAGGTGTCCAGCAGCGCCTGCGTGGGGTGGGCATGGAACCCGTCCCCGGCGTTGATCACCGACGCTTCAATATTTTTTGATAAAAAATGCGGCGCCAGCGACGCCGCATGTCTCATAACTATGTAATCTGCCTTCATGGCCTCCATCGTATGCACGGTATCGATAAGGGACTCCCCTTTCACCACGCTCGAGGTCGCCACCGACACGTTGATCAAGTCCGCCGAAAGCCGCTTGGCCGCCAGTTCGAAGCTTATACGCGTCCTGGTGGATGGTTCGTAAAAAAGCGTGCAGACGGTCTTGCCCCTGAGTATCGGGACGGTCTTGACAGATCGCGTAAACAGGTCCTTGAAATAGCGCGCGGATTGACAGATAAGGGATATTTCCTCGGCGGTGAGGGACTGGATATCGAGAAGGTCTTTTCGTTTGAGCCCGTTCATCTTAAAACAATAGGTTATCGGAGGGAGTGACGGGCTGTCAACGTAAATAATAAAAAAATAGGGTATCCCCATCTTCGCAAAAACATGGGACCGTCAACAGCGGGGTACGCATGAAACCATATATCGCGTTTTTCGATCTCGATAACACCCTGCTCGCCGGAAGCGGTGGAAGGTGTGTGGTTCGCTTTTCATGCAAAAACGGCCTTCTCAGCCACCGCGAGCTCGTCTTCGGAACATACTCCTCGCCCCTGCACCGGGCTCGAAACGCATAACGGCGTCCTTACGGGCAGGCGGGCGGGTAAATACCGCCACGGCGCCGAGAAGCCCAACCGGGCCATCCTCTATTGCGCCACAAACGCTCAATCCCTGGAGAACGCCTTTGCTACGCCGATGCGGCGGCCGACCTCCCGGTGCTGCACAAGGTGGGTTTTCCCATGCGGGTTACACCCGCGCGCCGGCTCAGGCGTGTAGCCAGTCTCCGGGGATTGCCAGTCCTCCGGTGGAAATAGTCATTATTAGCTCACTGATGCCACTTTCCGATAAAGAAAATGATTAATAATTCAGTTCCGCCCTCCGAGAATATAGACGCAGGGTGACATCACCCGGAACATACGAAAATCCATGCACGTAAACAGGCGGGCCAGATGAAGAAGACCATCATGATAATCGGCGGAGGGCTTTTGCAGACACCGGCCGTTCAGGCCGCAAAAAAATTGGGCCACCAGGTCATCGTAACCGACTACAACCCCAATGCCCTGGGGATGAAATACGCCGACATTCCCATCGTCATGTCGACCCGCGATATAGAGGGTTCGGTCCGCGTGGCGAAAACACAGAACGAGATCACTCCCATACACGCGGTCCTAACCGTCGGCACGGATGCCTCGATGACGGTGGCGGCGGTTGCCAATGCCCTGGGGCTTCCCGGCATCAAGTTCGACGATGCCGAGGCTTCGACCAACAAGCTAAAGATGCGCATGCGCTTCACGGCCCACAACGTGCCATGTCCCAAGTTCCTTCCCGTCTGGTCACTCTCGGACGCAAAGAAGGCCTGCAAGATACTCGCGTTCCCGCTCGTACTCAAACCGACCGACAACATGGGCGCGCGCGGCGTAATGCGCATCGACAACCTCACGCAGATAGCCGAGGCCTTTAAATTCGCGAAGGCCGCTTCCCCCAGCGGCGAGCTCATCATCGAGGAGTTCATGGACGGACCGGAGCTTTCCATCGACGCGGTGGTATACAACGGGGAAATAACCATCACGGGAGTCGCGGACAGGATAATCGAATGGCCTCCCTACTTCGTCGAAACGGGGCATACCATGCCCTCACAGCTTCCTGAAGACATTCAACAGGCCGCCTGCCAGGTCATGAGAAAGGGAATCCTCGCGATCGGCATCGACAACGGCTGCGCAAAGGGCGACATCAAGCTGACCCGCCACGGCCCGATGATCTGCGAGCTTGCCGCCCGCCTCTCCGGCGGCTTCATGTCCGCCTACACCTATCCTCTCGCCACCGGCGTCGACCTCATCCGCGCCGCGATCGAGATTGCGCTGGGACAGGAGCCCGGCAACCTCGAGCCGCTGCATCACCGCGTGTCGATCGAGCGCGCAATCATCACGCGCCCAGGAATAGTGCGCCGCGCAAGCGGCATCGAAGACGCGCTCAAAATTGCGGGGATTGCCGAAATATTCATCAACGTCAAACCCGGCGACCGAGTGGTCGAGCCGCGTTCGAACGTTGAGAAATCGGGACACATCATTGCGGTCGCCGACACGCTCGCCGAAGCCGAGGAGGCGGTGAAGCGCTGTCTCGAGGTTTTATCAATAGAGGTCTTCGAGGAGGCCGAGCTCTCCATGGAGGTCATCCGCGTAGCGGCCCGTGAGCGCTTTAGAAAAGCCTGCTATGCCTGCAAGACCTGCGACGGCAAGGACTGCCCTACGGGCGTCCCCGGCATGGGCGGCGCCGGGACCGGCGCCTCTTTCCGCCGCAACAGCGAGGCATTCCGGGGCTATAAAATCAACACCCGCGTCATACACGCCGTCACCCATCCCGACACCTCCACATCTTTTTTTGGGACACCGCTCGCTTTTCCCGTAATGGCCGCTCCGATCACCGGCAGCGTCACCAATATGGGCGGTGCAATGGACGAGCTTGAATACAACCGCGCGGTCGTTCAGGGGTGCATTGAGGCGGGCACAATCGCCTTCGTCGGCGACGGCGCCACCCCCGAGAAATACAAGATAGGCATTCAGGCGCTCGCCGAGTCCGGAGGAGCGGGCATCCCCATCTTCAAGCCGAGGGCCGATAACAGGGAAGTCCTGGTCAGAATCCAGGCCGCCGAACAGGTCAACGCGGTCGCGGTGGGAATGGACATAGACGCAATCGTTTTTAAGACCATGACGATGAAAAACCAGGCCGTCGGGCCCAAAAGCCCCTCAGATATCAAGGAGCTCATCGGCTCCACCCGCGCACCCTTCATTTTAAAAGGGATAATGACGGTACACGACGCAGTACTCGCAGTCGAGGCGGGCGCCCACGGCATTGTAATCTCCAACCACGGGGGCCGCGTCCTCGACGAAATGGCGGGCACCATGGACGTTCTCGAGGAGATCGTACGCGAGGTGCGCGGACGCATCCGCATCATGATCGACGGGGGATTCCGCACCGGAGTGGACATTCTCAAGGCGTTGGCGCTGGGCGCGGACTTTGTGCTCATCGGACGCCCTGTGGCGATAGCCGCAGTCGGCATGGGCGCGCGGGGCGTGAGCTTTTACCTGAATTCCCTCAGGCGCGAACTCGAAGAGGCGATGATCCTCACCGGCTCTGAACGGATTGCCGATATTTCCGGCGATGTAGTCCGGCGTCTCGCAGAGCGAAGCCCGACGGCCGTATGAGCCCGGTGAAGGCCGCCGATACCGATTAAAACGATTGCGTTGCGTCTCCCTACGCGTTATCATATTCCCATGATGAAACGTCTAATGGCGCTTTTTATCGTCGCATCGATCATCCCTGTTACGAGTCCGGTTGCGGCCGACCAGATACAGTTAGCCCGGTTTCTGGGCACATGGCGCCTCCTGTACAAGGGAAACTATGGCTACACATTCCAGTTCCATAAGAATTACCGGTCGGTCTGCATCATACACCTTAACACAAGCGCCGTTGTCTTCAAGGGCATCTATACCCTTGAAGACGATAAAACGGTCAGGATCAACATCTATGAGATGAAAAACGACTGCAACGCCCGGAGGCCTTCGACAGGCACCGGGTTCACCAAAACTTTATCAACCTATTTTATCTTCCGCGCCGCCTTCTCCGGCCCCAAAAACGCGCCGGTCCTCTTGCTTTCGCCTTCCAGGACGGTCATAGACGGGCGTTCGTCTGAAGGCTATTTCGAACCCGAAATCCGTCTTGCGAGGGCCCCATAGCCGATCGCTTGAAGTCCGCGAGCATTAAAAATATAATAATAAAATCGGCGCGTTATATTCGTATACGGCGTTAATCGGCATGAAAATCGAGGAAGTCACTTTTCAGAATAACCGGGGCGCCCGTCTCGACGGGAGGATCCATCATCCCGACGGACCCTCCCGCGGCGGTGTCGTCTTCTGCCACGGCCTTTTTTCATCAAAGGACGCATATAAAATCGTTAACCTGTCGGGCGAAATCACCGCGGCCGGATTCACCCTTCTGGCCTTC is a genomic window containing:
- a CDS encoding GAF domain-containing protein; the encoded protein is MSKRGKKTIVLVSADHDTTPSIHGALKSAGYAVLSAKTVEEAVEMLGTDRAVDLLLLDIELFHDAGGSRTIEAAAVNRDVPIVFLCSRNNADLIEPGASAAYGFVEKQSGKGVLIASVKTALGLHSTRGGLIKRMSLIGSQLDKDSPGIGDLSEKPEVRRLSDELYGALLDSTADLVFIKDSRFRYLMLNRANREFFGRSEDELLGKTDFDLMSEQAAANCLRTDQQSLRMNGLVISIEEVDGRIYESRKFPVSLDGGDRGVGAFIRDITETRRAEERLLASEKKLYLRNRIAQLFLTVPGDEIYEAILDVVREMLKSEHGCFGYIDEEERLVNVATTGRAGITCGMQRNDRSPFHEKWKGPWGRALLEGRSFYKNGNLSAPPGHVPLENALCAPVMYGDRVIGNLTLANRPGGYDERDLEDLEEMSRYISPLLFARMQYTRKEDERRIAEQKVNRHSSDMAFLSRTAMGFIELPTEADIYDYIAHCLHEIAPEFRILVNEFNPADDTTVIRAIAGEHGILAAIIKLLGRSPIGLGTPMPINHQKELMRQKVEVGPGGFHELSGGALPWPVSMAIDRLLDIGTIYGMGFARHETLYGNILLIAPRGVTLEDTSIIEAFVKQASVALQRHRAERALERSLREKELLLRELQHRVKNSLGMITSLVNLEATRSKNDDTRSTLKNIRDRINTLSKLYTLLYQSQGEDQIRLDSYLRQIIRSLLETHVGGGRSVGIDLAMEEVRIDFKRAASVGIIVNELVTNTIKHAFPDGRSGRLRIRLEPTANRLLLEVADDGIGPPGNFDITGSKGLGIELIRVLTGQLRGVLDYSRGKETVFTIKMPFP
- a CDS encoding dihydroorotase, which encodes MAIIIKNGRVVDPASALDAMMDVHITGDIVSRIAPDIPVEPGCELIDAKGCIVLPGLIDMHVHFREPGSEDKETIIGGSIVAAKGGFTSVCTMPNTTPVIDNQALVRFIKLEAEKGPINVFPIANITKGAHGEEITEMGELVKGGAVGFSDDGKPVLSSILMRRALEYARMFDVPIITHSEDTLLSDDGIINEGITSTLLGLKGIPREAEEVMIARDVLLARLTRGRLHIAHVSSGGSIEIIRWAKSRGVQVTCETAPHYFALTDAAIEEHLSMAKMNPPLRTEDDRVAMIEGLRSGVIDVIATDHAPHLLNEKMQELEYAPFGIIGLETAVPLVISVLVRQNGFPLCDAFRPLTINPSNILGLGRGELKSGAVADIAIIDPEKKILVSDGFIISRCKNTPFMGMELYGSVEYTICSGKVVYAGSR
- a CDS encoding aspartate carbamoyltransferase catalytic subunit, yielding MNGLKRKDLLDIQSLTAEEISLICQSARYFKDLFTRSVKTVPILRGKTVCTLFYEPSTRTRISFELAAKRLSADLINVSVATSSVVKGESLIDTVHTMEAMKADYIVMRHAASLAPHFLSKNIEASVINAGDGFHAHPTQALLDTYSILEKKGTLQGLRIGIVGDVKHSRVARSDIEAFKRLGARVVLCGPPTLVPDEFKIYDVDISYNLDEILPELDVVNVLRIQRERQKGSLFPSLREYHRQYALTEDRLGRCKGDIIVMHPGPINRGIEIDHRVADSPNSIINEQVTNGVAVRMSIFYLLAGGTPLEEMEKV
- a CDS encoding alpha-hydroxy-acid oxidizing protein, with the translated sequence MKKTIMIIGGGLLQTPAVQAAKKLGHQVIVTDYNPNALGMKYADIPIVMSTRDIEGSVRVAKTQNEITPIHAVLTVGTDASMTVAAVANALGLPGIKFDDAEASTNKLKMRMRFTAHNVPCPKFLPVWSLSDAKKACKILAFPLVLKPTDNMGARGVMRIDNLTQIAEAFKFAKAASPSGELIIEEFMDGPELSIDAVVYNGEITITGVADRIIEWPPYFVETGHTMPSQLPEDIQQAACQVMRKGILAIGIDNGCAKGDIKLTRHGPMICELAARLSGGFMSAYTYPLATGVDLIRAAIEIALGQEPGNLEPLHHRVSIERAIITRPGIVRRASGIEDALKIAGIAEIFINVKPGDRVVEPRSNVEKSGHIIAVADTLAEAEEAVKRCLEVLSIEVFEEAELSMEVIRVAARERFRKACYACKTCDGKDCPTGVPGMGGAGTGASFRRNSEAFRGYKINTRVIHAVTHPDTSTSFFGTPLAFPVMAAPITGSVTNMGGAMDELEYNRAVVQGCIEAGTIAFVGDGATPEKYKIGIQALAESGGAGIPIFKPRADNREVLVRIQAAEQVNAVAVGMDIDAIVFKTMTMKNQAVGPKSPSDIKELIGSTRAPFILKGIMTVHDAVLAVEAGAHGIVISNHGGRVLDEMAGTMDVLEEIVREVRGRIRIMIDGGFRTGVDILKALALGADFVLIGRPVAIAAVGMGARGVSFYLNSLRRELEEAMILTGSERIADISGDVVRRLAERSPTAV